Part of the Alphaproteobacteria bacterium genome is shown below.
ACGTTCAACGATTTCGTCGACGCCGCCCGGGGCCTGATCGCGGAGCGCTACACGCGGGCCGGGCGGATCGCCATCGCGGGGCGTTCGGCCGGGGGCGAGCTGATGGGCGCGGTGGTCAATTCCAATCCCGGATTGTGGGGGGCTGTGATCGCCGACGTGCCCTTCGTCGACGTTCTCAACACGATGCAGGACGAAAGCCTTCCGCTGACCCCGGGCGAGTGGAACGAATGGGGCAATCCGATCGCCGACGCGGGCGTGTTCCGCTACATGCAGAGCTACAGCCCCTACGACAACGTGCGGCCCCAGGCCTATCCGCCGATGCTCATCTCGGGCGGGCTCAACGATCCGCGCGTGACCTATTGGGAGCCGGCCAAATGGGCGGCGCGCCTGAGGGCCATGCGCACCGACGACAATCTCCAGCTGCTCAAGATCAACATGGGCGCGGGCCATGGCGGGCGCACCGGGCGCTGGACCGCGCTCGAGGAGACGGCAGAGGAATATGCCTTTATGCTGACTCAGATGGGCTCGGGGGAGTGAGGTGACTCCGTTCGAGCTTCGGATCACCGCGGGGCAAGCGGACATCGACGAGCTCGGCCACGTCAACAATGCCGCCTGGGTGCGCTGGATCCAGGACGTGGCGACCGCCCATTGGCGGGCGGTGTCGGACCCGGCCCATGTCGAGGCCTATGTCTGGGTCGTGATCCGGCACGAGATCGATTATCTCCGCGCCGTGCTTCCCGGCGAGACGGTGACGGCGCGCACCTGGGTGGGCGAAGCGCCGAAGGGCGCGCGCTTCGACCGGCACGTCGAATTCGTCGGGGAGGACGGCAAGCCGCGGGTGCGCGCGCGGACGACCTGGGCGATGCTCGACAGGGCGACCGGGCGTCCGTTGAGGGTGCCGGGCGAGGTGGCGGCGCCGTTCCTGGGAGCATGATCGGCCATGCTGCGGAGCCGGGCAGTCAAAGGCGATCATGCGAGAAATTTCAGAGTCATCCCGGCGAAGGCCGGGACCCATGAACGCGGTGTTCGGTGAAAAGACCTAGGTTTGCGCTTCTCCTGGATCCAAGGTGTTCATGGGTCCCGGCCTTCGCCGGGATGACTCATTGGGATTCCCACTCCAAAGGGGAACTTCCAATCGAGGCCGTTCCTCAGCTGAAATCGCGGACCGCGGCGACGATCCCGGGATAGGCCTTTGCGCTGACGGCGAAGCCCATGTGGCTGCAGTCCAGCTCGAGCTCGGCGTCCCGCTGTTCGGGCGTGCCGCGCGCTCCCGCCGGGGCGACGATTCCGTCGCGGCGGGACCAGATGGCGAGAGTCGGCACCGGCGGCTTCGTCTCCGGGTCCTTGTCGATCGGCGGGCGGTTGACCGGATGGCCGGCCACCCATTCGTAGAGCCGCCAGACATTGTTGTTCCTGCGCCGGTCGCCGGAGAAAGGCGAGCCGAGCGTGATCACCTTCTCGACCAGCTCCGGCCGCTCCTGGGCGACGACCCGGGCGTAGATTCCTCCGAGGCTCCAGCCGACCAGGATCACCTTTCGGCCTTCGCCGAACCGCTCGACCCCCTCCGCGATGCGATCGACGATGGTCTCGGTCACCCCGCGGTTGAGCCCCATTCCCCATCCCGTGACCCTGAAGCCCGCCTGCCCAAGCGCGCGCTGGAGCCCGAGCGTCGTCCGGTCGGCGGCGAGGAAGCCGGGGATCACCATCACCCTCGGCCCATCGGCGGGGCCGCGCTCGCCCAGCGCCCCGAAGGCGCGGTACATCCGCGCGGCGAGCGCCGCCGCCTCGCGCATACGCATCCAGCCGGGAGGCGCCTTGTCGTCGCGGCGCCTAGAGATAATCGCCGCCCATCAGCGCCCTCAGCGGCTCGGGCAGCTTGACCCGGCCGTCGGCTTTCTGGTGGTTCTCGAGCAGGGGGACGAGGATCCGCGGGGAGGCGAGCGCGGTGTTGTTGAGCGTGTGGCAGAAGCGGACCTTGCGCTCCTCGTCGCGCCAGCGAAGGTTGGCGCGGCGCGCCTGCCAGTCGTGAAGCGTCGAGCAGCTGTGGGTCTCGCGATACTTGCCCAAAGAGGGCACCCAGCTCTCGATGTCGTTCATCCGGAACTTGCCGTTGCCCATGTCCCCGGTCGAGGCCTCGATCACCTGGTAGGGGATTTCGAGCGCCTTCAGCATGCCCTCGGCATTGGCGAGCAGGCGCTGGTGCCAGCGCGCGCTCTCCTCCGCGTCGTCGCGGCAGATGATATATTGCTCCAGCTTGTAGAATTGGTGGACCCGAAGCAGGCCGCGAACGTCGCGGCCGGCGCTCCCCGCCTCGCGGCGGAAGCAGGGGGAATAGCCGGCGTAGAGGATCGGAAGCTTGTCCGCCTCGATCACCTCGCCGCTGTGCAGGGAGGTGAGCGCGATCTCCCCCGTTCCGGCGAGATAGAGATCGTCGGCGGGCATGTGATAGGCTTCTTCCTCGTGCCCCGGGAAATGGCCGGTGGCGACGAAGGCCTGCGGCCGGGCCAGCGCGGGGACGGTCATCAGGGTGAAGCCGTCCGCGGCGAGGCGCTGCTGGGCCCAGAGCATCAGCGCCTGCTCGAGCATCGCGAGGCGCCCCTTGAGGCAATAGGTGCGCGATCCCGCCACCTGGGTGATCCGCGCGAGATCGGCCCAGTCGTTCTTTTCGATCAGGGCGACATGGTCGAGCGGCTCGAAATCGAAGGCGGGGATCGTCCCCTCCTGGCGGACGACGATGTTGAAGCTCTCGTCGGGCCCGACCGGGGCGCCCTCCCAGGGGATGTTGGGCACGCGCAGCAGCAAGGCGTCGAGCGCGGCCTGCTTCTCGCCGAGCGCGCCTTCGATTTCCGCTATTTCCGCGCCGATCGCCTTGGCCTTGGCGCCGAGCGCGGGGCGCTCCTCGGGCGCGGCGCTCTTGAAGCCGTCGCTGATCGCGTTGCGCTCGGCCCTGAGGGTGTCGGCCCGGGTCTTCAGCGTGCGCACCTCGCCGTCGAGCGCGAGCAGCGTATCGAGGTCGAGCGCAACGTTCTTGTCGGCGATCGCCCTGGCGACCACGGCCGGATTCTCGCGAATGTAATGAAGGCTGAGCATGGTGGCCTAATGCCGGGGCGACGCTCCCTCTGTCAAAGGCGGATTCCGCAGTGCATGGGGAACCGATCCCGGGGCGAATTCGCTTTAACGACCTAATTTATGCTAAGATCGCCGCGCACCGACCGAAATGGGGGGAACGCGAGACTATCGTTAGCGAGGGTGGGGCATGAACGATCTGTCGAACGGGGCGGGAAAGAGGCAAGCCGAGACGGCGCTGAGCCTCGACGCCTTCTACAGGGCGCTGTTCGGCCATCCCAATTTCCTGGTCTACGTCATCCGGGTGCTGCCCGACGGCTCGTTCCTGTTCGAGGACGCCAATCAGCCCGTCGCCGAGCTCGCCAACCGGCCGCTCGACGAGGTGATCGGAGCGCGCCCGGGCGATTGCCTGGTGCCGGAGATCGCCGAATGCCTCGAGGCGAACCTCGCCCTTTGCGTCGAGACCGGCGAGCCGCGGGTGTACGAGCGGAGCATCGACATGCCGGACGGCCGGCTGTCGTGGAAG
Proteins encoded:
- a CDS encoding alpha/beta hydrolase, which codes for MRMREAAALAARMYRAFGALGERGPADGPRVMVIPGFLAADRTTLGLQRALGQAGFRVTGWGMGLNRGVTETIVDRIAEGVERFGEGRKVILVGWSLGGIYARVVAQERPELVEKVITLGSPFSGDRRRNNNVWRLYEWVAGHPVNRPPIDKDPETKPPVPTLAIWSRRDGIVAPAGARGTPEQRDAELELDCSHMGFAVSAKAYPGIVAAVRDFS
- a CDS encoding acyl-CoA thioesterase; this translates as MTPFELRITAGQADIDELGHVNNAAWVRWIQDVATAHWRAVSDPAHVEAYVWVVIRHEIDYLRAVLPGETVTARTWVGEAPKGARFDRHVEFVGEDGKPRVRARTTWAMLDRATGRPLRVPGEVAAPFLGA
- the serS gene encoding serine--tRNA ligase; the encoded protein is MLSLHYIRENPAVVARAIADKNVALDLDTLLALDGEVRTLKTRADTLRAERNAISDGFKSAAPEERPALGAKAKAIGAEIAEIEGALGEKQAALDALLLRVPNIPWEGAPVGPDESFNIVVRQEGTIPAFDFEPLDHVALIEKNDWADLARITQVAGSRTYCLKGRLAMLEQALMLWAQQRLAADGFTLMTVPALARPQAFVATGHFPGHEEEAYHMPADDLYLAGTGEIALTSLHSGEVIEADKLPILYAGYSPCFRREAGSAGRDVRGLLRVHQFYKLEQYIICRDDAEESARWHQRLLANAEGMLKALEIPYQVIEASTGDMGNGKFRMNDIESWVPSLGKYRETHSCSTLHDWQARRANLRWRDEERKVRFCHTLNNTALASPRILVPLLENHQKADGRVKLPEPLRALMGGDYL